CATCTGCCGCTGCCCGCCGCTCAGCTCGTCGAGCCCACGACCCGCAAGGTCGGTGAGGCCGAGCCGGTCGAGCGTGGCGTCCACTTGCACGAGGGTCTCGGACGCGACGCGCCAGGCGGCATCGCGCTTGGCGGCAAGCAGGACGGATTCATAGACCGAGAGCCCGACGGGCGCGGCATGATCCTGAGGCAGGTAACCCACCTCGTGCGGCCCTGCCCCGGTGAGCGCAACCTGGCCGGGGCCCGTCAGCAGGCCGGCCAGGCGCTTGAGCAAAGTGGACTTTCCCGCACCGTTCGGACCCAGGAGGGCGATCACGTCGCCGCCCGCGAAGGCCGGGGTCGTCACGTCCGCCACCACAGGGCGCCGCCCATAGGAGACGCCCACCTCCACCAGCTTGAGGCTGAGCGGTCCGTTCATGGCCGGCGCCTCGCATCGCGCACGATGAGGATCACGAAGAAGGGAACGCCGATGACCGCCGTCACGATGCCGACGGGCAAGAGCGTGCCGGGTGCGATGGTCTTGCTGAGAACGGAGCTGGCGGACAAAAGCACCGCCCCACACAAGGCGGACGCCGGCAGGAAAAAGCGCTGGTCCTCGCCGATGAGGAGGCGGGCCATATGGGGACCGATCAGCCCCACGAAGCCGATCGTGCCCACGAACGCCACCGGCACCGAGGCCAGCACCGCCACCAGCGCCATGGTCTCCAGCTTGAGGCGACGCACAGGGACGCCGAGGCTCGCCGCCCGCTCCTCCCCGAGCCGCAAGGTGGTGAGCGACCAGGCCCGGCGCATGAAGACGGGCAGCACCAGCGCCAGGACCGCCGCGCAGATGCCGAGCTTCGGCCAGGTCACGCGAGCAAGGCTTCCCATGGTCCAAAAGACCACCGCTGCGACCGCCTGCTCGGAGGCGAGGAACTGCACCAGGGTGAGACAGGCGTTGAAGGAGAAAACCAACGCAATGCCGAGAAGAACGATCCGCTCGGTGGTGGCGCCGCGCTGGAGGCTGAACACATGGATGATGCCGGCCGCAACAAGCGCCATCACCAGCGCGTTCAGGGGGACCATGTAGTCCACCAGAGTGGGCACAATGGCGAAGCCGAAGGCGAGCGCCAGCGAGGCGCCGAAGCCCGCGGCGGCGGAAATGCCGAGGGTGAAGGGTGAGGCGAGGGGATTGGCGAGGATGGTTTGCATCTGCGCCCCCGCCACGGCCAGCGCGGCGCCCACCACCACCGCCATCAAGGCCGTGGGCATCCGAATGGTCCACAGGATGGCGCGCACGTCCGGCGCCGCGGGATCGGATGCCCAGAGGGCGTAGACCACCTGGCCGAGGGAATAGCGGGCCGGCCCGAGAGCCAGGTCCAGCAGCACCGCCGCGAACAGCAATACAGCCAGCAGCGCGACCACGGCCAGTTTTCGGCGGACATTGCGGCGATAGGCGCCCGCGGCCGCCGAAACCGCGGGGCGCGCCTGCTGAGGCGCCTTGAGGAGGGGCGCAGCGCGGTTCACGCTCTCACCGCCTGGCCACCAACGGCGATGATCTCTTCCTCGCTCATGCCCCGGCGCCAGTGGGAGAAGGCCACGATCTGGCCCACCGGCAGCTTCACCGCATCACGAAGGAAGTGCCGGATGGCGCGGAAGTCGTGGAATTCGCAGCCCACCCAGACGAAGAGTCCATCAAGGCCCGCACCCCAGTCGAGTGCCCGCACCGCCTCGCAGAGCGGCGTCTCGTCCACCGCCTGCGGCCCCGCCCGCAGAATCCATCGGACCTCCACCCCCTCGGGCCCCTTCAGAGGCTGCACCTCCCCCGCATCGCCCACCAGGATCAGGGCCTGGCCGCGCGTGGCGGGAGCGGCCTCCTCCAGGATCCGCGCGATGCCGGGCAATCCGGTCTCGTCGCCCACCAGCAGCACACGGGGCGTCGGCTTCGGGCCATGGGCGGCCGGGCCGACCGCGCCCACCAGATCCCCCGGCCGTGCTCGGCGCAGCCAGGCGGCGCCAGGTCCCGCAAGGCCGTGGTCGTAAATGTCGATCCACAACCGGCCCTCGGCCACGTCCACATGGCGCACCGTATAGACGCGGGACTCGAGCCTCTGCCCCCCCCTCGGCCAGACGATGAGGCCGGCATCGTCCAGCGCCGGCCATATCGGCGTGAGCACGCCCTCCGGCTGGAACAGCAGGCGCACATGGATCTGATCGGGCGTGTCGAACCGGGTCAGGTCCTCACCCGCCAGAATGACGCGGCGCATGCGCGGCGTCAGGGGGCGGATCTCCTCCACTGTGAGAATGCGCAGGTCCGGGGGAAAGGTCGGCCCCACCTCGTCGCCGACCCAGGCGATGGATAAATCCTCGCTCTTGGCTACGAAGCCGATGAGGCCGGTGATCGCATAGCGCACCCGGTTCAGCTCCGCCGCGCTGGACGCCGAAATCTCGATGGCGAGCCGCTGCGGCCCCGGCACCAACCGAGCGGTGCCGAAGGGCGACACCGCCACATAGCCCGCAGCGCTGGGAGTGACGGGCATGTCATGGGCGGTGAG
This genomic interval from Aquabacter sp. L1I39 contains the following:
- a CDS encoding FecCD family ABC transporter permease; this translates as MNRAAPLLKAPQQARPAVSAAAGAYRRNVRRKLAVVALLAVLLFAAVLLDLALGPARYSLGQVVYALWASDPAAPDVRAILWTIRMPTALMAVVVGAALAVAGAQMQTILANPLASPFTLGISAAAGFGASLALAFGFAIVPTLVDYMVPLNALVMALVAAGIIHVFSLQRGATTERIVLLGIALVFSFNACLTLVQFLASEQAVAAVVFWTMGSLARVTWPKLGICAAVLALVLPVFMRRAWSLTTLRLGEERAASLGVPVRRLKLETMALVAVLASVPVAFVGTIGFVGLIGPHMARLLIGEDQRFFLPASALCGAVLLSASSVLSKTIAPGTLLPVGIVTAVIGVPFFVILIVRDARRRP
- a CDS encoding siderophore-interacting protein, which gives rise to MLAAHTTISFPRIEDFLGDILDSLTAHDMPVTPSAAGYVAVSPFGTARLVPGPQRLAIEISASSAAELNRVRYAITGLIGFVAKSEDLSIAWVGDEVGPTFPPDLRILTVEEIRPLTPRMRRVILAGEDLTRFDTPDQIHVRLLFQPEGVLTPIWPALDDAGLIVWPRGGQRLESRVYTVRHVDVAEGRLWIDIYDHGLAGPGAAWLRRARPGDLVGAVGPAAHGPKPTPRVLLVGDETGLPGIARILEEAAPATRGQALILVGDAGEVQPLKGPEGVEVRWILRAGPQAVDETPLCEAVRALDWGAGLDGLFVWVGCEFHDFRAIRHFLRDAVKLPVGQIVAFSHWRRGMSEEEIIAVGGQAVRA
- a CDS encoding ABC transporter ATP-binding protein, with product MNGPLSLKLVEVGVSYGRRPVVADVTTPAFAGGDVIALLGPNGAGKSTLLKRLAGLLTGPGQVALTGAGPHEVGYLPQDHAAPVGLSVYESVLLAAKRDAAWRVASETLVQVDATLDRLGLTDLAGRGLDELSGGQRQMVSIAQSLVRRPRVLLMDEPTSALDLHRQLEVLGVLRDLARGRGVIVVVSLHDVNLALRFASHALVMAGGRMLGCGSAAEVISAKMMQAAFHVEARIERCSRGRIHVMVDGPCDGPAHGAPAL